In one Shewanella loihica PV-4 genomic region, the following are encoded:
- a CDS encoding alanine/glycine:cation symporter family protein → MNFHALLSEINAIVWGPITLCLLVGTGLYLTLRLRLIQVFKLPLALRLLFKPASGQGDLSSFAALCTALSATIGTGNIVGVATAIKVGGPGALFWMWLAAFFGMATKYGECMLALKYRTTDARGNIAGGPMYYIERGLGLGWLAKLFALFGVGVAFFGIGTFAQVNAISDAMTIAFHVPAWVTALVLTLLVAAVTLGGVKRIAKVAQKLVPSMALGYVLACLWILVTFSEQIIPALQLVIHSAFSPISAAGGFLGATVAQAIQIGIARGVFSNESGLGSAPIAAAAAKTKEPVEQGLVSMTGTFFDTLLICTITGLVLIITGVWSGDAAGAAMTSAAFATGGSAVIGQYLVTIALVCFAFTTILGWHYYGERCWYYLTGHKLGERGIKIYQFIFLSLIAVGAFIQLDLIWLLADTVNGLMAIPNLIALIGLRKVIIADTLSYFAARDSQGAQQELTA, encoded by the coding sequence ATGAATTTTCACGCGTTACTAAGCGAGATCAACGCCATCGTCTGGGGCCCCATCACCCTGTGCCTGCTGGTCGGTACCGGCCTCTATCTCACCCTGCGCCTCAGGCTAATCCAGGTCTTCAAGCTGCCCCTGGCGCTTAGGCTGCTGTTTAAACCCGCCAGCGGCCAGGGGGATCTCTCCTCCTTCGCCGCCCTGTGCACCGCGCTGTCGGCCACCATAGGCACGGGCAATATCGTCGGCGTAGCCACCGCCATCAAGGTAGGCGGCCCGGGCGCCCTCTTCTGGATGTGGCTGGCGGCCTTCTTCGGCATGGCGACCAAGTATGGCGAGTGCATGCTGGCGCTCAAGTATCGCACCACAGATGCACGCGGCAATATCGCCGGCGGCCCCATGTATTACATAGAGCGCGGCCTGGGTCTGGGCTGGCTGGCCAAGCTGTTCGCCCTGTTCGGCGTCGGCGTCGCCTTCTTCGGCATAGGCACTTTTGCCCAGGTCAACGCCATCAGCGATGCCATGACCATCGCCTTCCACGTTCCCGCCTGGGTCACGGCCCTAGTGCTCACCCTGCTGGTAGCCGCTGTTACCCTTGGGGGCGTTAAGCGGATCGCCAAGGTGGCACAGAAGCTGGTGCCCAGCATGGCCCTGGGTTACGTGCTGGCCTGCCTGTGGATTTTGGTGACCTTTAGCGAGCAGATCATCCCGGCGCTGCAGCTGGTGATCCACTCGGCCTTCAGCCCCATCTCGGCCGCCGGCGGCTTCCTGGGTGCCACGGTCGCCCAGGCAATTCAGATAGGGATCGCCCGTGGGGTCTTCTCCAACGAGTCTGGTCTGGGTAGCGCGCCCATCGCAGCGGCAGCCGCCAAAACCAAGGAGCCGGTCGAACAGGGACTGGTGAGCATGACGGGCACCTTCTTCGATACCCTGCTCATCTGCACCATAACGGGACTGGTGCTGATCATCACAGGTGTCTGGAGCGGCGACGCCGCAGGTGCCGCCATGACCAGCGCCGCCTTCGCCACCGGCGGTTCGGCCGTCATCGGCCAATATCTGGTGACCATAGCCCTGGTCTGCTTCGCCTTCACCACCATACTGGGCTGGCACTACTACGGCGAGCGCTGCTGGTACTATCTCACCGGCCACAAGCTGGGCGAGCGAGGGATTAAGATCTACCAGTTTATCTTCCTCAGCCTTATCGCCGTGGGGGCCTTCATCCAGCTGGATCTCATCTGGCTGCTGGCCGATACCGTCAACGGCCTGATGGCGATCCCCAACCTGATCGCCCTCATCGGCCTGCGCAAGGTGATCATAGCCGACACCCTGAGCTATTTCGCCGCCCGGGATAGCCAGGGCGCGCAGCAGGAGCTGACCGCCTGA
- the dauA gene encoding C4-dicarboxylic acid transporter DauA, with translation MGINMFSAVKKSISAKPSFQEIQTNILAGLTVGVIALPLSMALAIASGVPPQHGLYTAMIAGIVIALCGGSKVNISGPTAAFVVILLPIVQQFGLGGLLLSGLMAGVILLLMGLGKLGKLIEIVPYPVTVGFTAGIGVVIATFQIKDFFGLEVAAGGEHYLEKLSYILQALTSISWQETLIGALTLAVLLAWPKLKSKVPAHLAALLVGALIAWVMTQMIGGFSVATIGSRFHYELDGLLGSGIPPIMPSFEWPWNLPGADGQPIGMSFELVRELLPSAITIAILGALESLLCAVVADGMSGKKHNPNDELIGQGLGNILVPLFGGIPATAAIARTAANVKAGGSMPLASVVHGLFILAGILLLAPLLSYIPMASMAALLLVVAWNMSEAKHFVRTLKVAPRDDVLILVLCFALTVLFDMTIAVAVGMGLAAMLFIRRSISLTDARAVETNHQAYEVPESVVVYDINGPLFFGSAHKALKTIALVRPDVRVVILDMSEVTLLDMSAIVAMESIAQDLSGKQVALIINNLQPRMLLKLRRAGIRKRRGQVEYARTMDDSFALAQRMTAQA, from the coding sequence ATCGGGATCAACATGTTTTCAGCAGTCAAAAAAAGCATTAGCGCTAAACCCTCTTTTCAGGAGATACAGACCAACATCTTGGCGGGATTGACCGTGGGGGTGATTGCCCTGCCACTCTCTATGGCACTGGCGATCGCCAGCGGCGTGCCGCCTCAGCACGGCCTCTACACGGCGATGATCGCCGGCATAGTGATCGCCCTGTGTGGCGGCTCTAAGGTCAACATCTCGGGGCCGACGGCGGCCTTCGTGGTGATCTTGCTGCCCATAGTGCAGCAGTTTGGTCTGGGGGGACTCCTGCTGAGCGGCCTGATGGCCGGGGTGATACTGCTGTTGATGGGACTGGGTAAGCTGGGCAAGTTGATCGAGATAGTGCCTTATCCGGTGACCGTAGGCTTCACCGCCGGGATAGGCGTGGTGATCGCCACCTTTCAAATCAAAGACTTCTTCGGCCTCGAGGTGGCCGCTGGTGGCGAGCATTACCTGGAAAAGCTCTCCTATATCCTCCAGGCGCTGACCAGCATCAGTTGGCAGGAGACGCTGATCGGTGCCCTGACCCTGGCCGTGTTGCTGGCCTGGCCCAAGCTCAAGTCTAAGGTGCCGGCGCACCTGGCCGCGCTCTTGGTGGGCGCACTCATCGCCTGGGTCATGACCCAGATGATCGGCGGTTTCTCGGTGGCGACAATCGGCAGCCGTTTTCACTATGAGCTCGATGGCCTGCTGGGCAGCGGTATTCCGCCCATCATGCCAAGCTTCGAGTGGCCCTGGAATCTGCCGGGCGCCGATGGTCAGCCCATAGGCATGAGTTTCGAGCTGGTGCGTGAGCTACTGCCCTCGGCCATCACCATCGCCATCCTGGGCGCGCTGGAATCCTTGCTGTGCGCGGTGGTGGCCGATGGCATGTCGGGCAAGAAACACAACCCCAACGATGAGCTGATCGGCCAGGGGCTGGGTAACATCTTGGTGCCCCTGTTTGGTGGGATCCCCGCGACGGCGGCTATCGCCCGCACTGCGGCCAACGTCAAGGCTGGGGGTAGCATGCCGCTGGCCTCAGTGGTTCATGGTCTGTTTATTCTGGCGGGGATCCTCCTGCTGGCGCCGCTGCTGTCATACATTCCTATGGCGTCCATGGCGGCGCTGCTGCTGGTGGTGGCCTGGAACATGAGCGAGGCCAAACACTTCGTCCGCACCCTCAAGGTGGCGCCGAGGGACGATGTGTTGATCTTGGTACTCTGTTTCGCCCTTACCGTGTTGTTCGACATGACGATTGCCGTGGCGGTGGGCATGGGGCTGGCGGCTATGTTGTTTATTCGCCGCAGCATTAGCCTGACCGATGCCAGGGCGGTGGAGACTAACCATCAGGCCTATGAGGTGCCTGAGAGTGTGGTGGTGTACGACATCAATGGGCCGCTGTTTTTCGGCTCTGCCCACAAGGCGCTCAAGACTATCGCCCTGGTGCGTCCCGACGTGAGGGTGGTGATTCTGGATATGTCCGAGGTGACTCTGCTGGATATGAGCGCCATCGTCGCCATGGAGTCGATCGCCCAAGATCTGTCGGGCAAGCAGGTGGCGCTGATCATCAACAACCTGCAGCCGCGCATGTTGCTCAAGCTCAGGCGGGCGGGGATCCGCAAGCGCCGTGGTCAGGTGGAGTATGCTCGCACCATGGACGACAGCTTCGCCCTGGCCCAGCGGATGACGGCGCAGGCATAA
- a CDS encoding flavin reductase family protein — protein MDTQARYYYEPSKGHGLAHDPLNAIVGPRPIGWIASRSPEGHRNLAPYSFFNCFNYHPPIIGFASVGYKDSLANILATGEFVWNLATRPLAEKMNLTSAALPAGSDEFDFAGLTPVAGSVVGVDRVAESPVNFECRLTQSLQLQSAAGDKIETWLVLGEVVAVHIDPSLIEDGSYQTAKAKPILRAGGPSAYYGISEALRFDMQRPQVP, from the coding sequence ATGGACACACAGGCGCGTTATTACTATGAACCAAGCAAGGGCCATGGGCTGGCGCACGATCCGCTCAATGCCATCGTCGGGCCCAGGCCGATCGGCTGGATCGCCTCTCGCAGCCCCGAAGGCCATAGAAATCTGGCTCCCTATAGCTTCTTCAACTGCTTCAACTACCATCCGCCCATCATAGGCTTCGCCAGCGTCGGCTATAAGGACAGCCTGGCCAACATATTGGCTACGGGCGAATTTGTCTGGAACCTGGCCACCCGGCCGCTGGCCGAGAAGATGAACCTCACCTCGGCGGCCCTGCCAGCGGGCAGCGACGAGTTTGATTTTGCCGGGCTCACGCCTGTGGCGGGTAGCGTTGTGGGGGTCGACCGGGTGGCCGAGAGCCCGGTCAACTTCGAGTGCAGGCTGACCCAGTCGCTACAGCTGCAATCGGCCGCTGGCGATAAAATTGAGACCTGGCTGGTGCTGGGCGAAGTGGTCGCCGTGCATATCGACCCCAGCCTGATAGAAGATGGCAGCTACCAGACCGCCAAGGCCAAGCCTATCCTCAGGGCCGGTGGCCCCTCGGCCTACTATGGCATCTCTGAGGCGCTGCGCTTCGACATGCAGCGACCCCAAGTGCCCTAA
- a CDS encoding M24 family metallopeptidase: MLANKNNNLSLFAIVISLVCLLAPQLGQAAATDEILPLRERAAMIDSLIQKRVQQLLPDLMRETNIDMWLLISREYNEDPVLQTLLPATWLSARRTTILVFARDKQGEVTAYAIAPYSVGNLFTKAWDKEAHPSQWQALNALVERYQPKRIGVNRSGSWAHADGLVAGDEQWLLSHLPERYRQALVSAEPLAVGWLERRIPEEIELYPSLVKMAHEIIAQGFSNRVIKVGQTTSEDLVWWFRERVRELKLDTWFHPSVTIQRAKQQDLSGDSVILPGDLLHVDFGITYLRLNTDTQQLAYVLRDGETQAPDYLVKAFNSGNQLQDILTAQFAVGKTGNEVLKAAREHAIAAGLKPTIYSHPIGYHGHGAGTSLGMWDAQQGIAGSGDHPLHLNTAYSIELNNAVFIPEWEREIRIMLEEDAMFDASGVWYLDGRQTALILIEPELSMGGK, encoded by the coding sequence ATGCTTGCCAATAAGAATAATAATTTAAGCCTCTTTGCGATTGTTATCTCGCTCGTCTGCCTACTTGCACCTCAGCTTGGTCAGGCGGCCGCTACCGACGAGATACTGCCGCTGCGCGAGCGTGCGGCGATGATCGACAGCCTGATTCAGAAGCGTGTGCAGCAACTGCTGCCCGACTTGATGCGCGAAACCAATATCGATATGTGGCTGCTGATCAGCCGTGAATATAACGAAGATCCCGTGCTGCAAACCCTGCTCCCTGCCACCTGGTTGTCGGCGCGGCGCACCACCATACTGGTATTTGCCCGCGATAAGCAGGGGGAGGTGACCGCCTATGCCATCGCGCCTTATAGCGTGGGGAATCTGTTTACCAAGGCCTGGGATAAGGAGGCGCATCCCAGTCAATGGCAGGCGCTGAACGCCTTAGTGGAGCGCTATCAACCCAAGCGTATCGGGGTGAACCGCTCCGGTAGCTGGGCCCACGCCGACGGCCTGGTAGCGGGAGACGAGCAGTGGCTCTTGAGTCATCTGCCCGAGCGTTATCGACAGGCGCTGGTGTCTGCCGAGCCACTTGCGGTGGGCTGGCTTGAGCGCCGCATCCCAGAGGAGATTGAGCTCTACCCCAGCCTGGTCAAGATGGCCCATGAGATCATCGCCCAGGGTTTTTCCAATCGGGTGATTAAGGTGGGGCAGACGACCAGCGAGGATCTGGTGTGGTGGTTTAGGGAGCGGGTACGTGAGCTGAAACTCGACACCTGGTTTCATCCCAGCGTCACCATACAGAGGGCTAAGCAGCAAGACTTGTCTGGCGATAGCGTAATTCTGCCGGGTGATCTCCTGCATGTGGACTTTGGTATCACCTACCTGAGATTGAATACCGATACCCAGCAACTCGCCTATGTGCTGCGCGATGGCGAGACCCAGGCGCCCGACTATCTGGTGAAGGCGTTTAACTCTGGCAACCAGCTGCAAGACATACTCACGGCTCAGTTTGCCGTGGGCAAGACGGGCAATGAGGTGCTCAAGGCGGCGCGTGAACATGCCATCGCCGCTGGGCTGAAACCCACTATCTATTCTCATCCCATCGGCTATCACGGTCATGGTGCCGGCACTAGCTTAGGGATGTGGGATGCCCAGCAAGGGATCGCGGGATCTGGGGATCACCCCCTGCATCTTAACACCGCCTACTCCATTGAGCTCAATAACGCCGTGTTTATCCCCGAATGGGAGCGCGAGATCCGTATCATGCTGGAGGAAGATGCCATGTTTGACGCCAGCGGCGTCTGGTATCTGGATGGCCGCCAAACGGCACTGATCTTAATCGAACCGGAATTAAGTATGGGAGGTAAGTGA
- a CDS encoding DUF134 domain-containing protein has translation MPRPKKCRRLQCRPPCSLFKPNGIPSVELEKIQLEADEFEALALGDVQRLSQLEAAASMGISRQTFGNLLASARQKVATAITQGQAIVLPKSNQ, from the coding sequence ATGCCAAGACCCAAAAAATGTCGCCGCCTGCAGTGCCGTCCGCCCTGCAGCCTGTTTAAGCCTAATGGGATCCCAAGCGTGGAGCTGGAGAAGATCCAGCTGGAGGCCGACGAATTTGAGGCCCTGGCGCTGGGTGATGTGCAGCGTCTCAGCCAGTTGGAGGCCGCCGCGTCCATGGGGATCTCCCGCCAGACCTTCGGCAATCTGTTGGCCAGTGCCCGCCAAAAGGTGGCTACGGCGATCACTCAGGGGCAGGCCATAGTGTTGCCGAAATCGAACCAATAA
- a CDS encoding NifB/NifX family molybdenum-iron cluster-binding protein, whose amino-acid sequence MIIAMPMSRGRLAAHFTKAQRIGFFNEYHQLITSFDNPAIGGGGCCAKSELLSLIKAQKTDIVIVQHIGERMLGKLLAAGISVSQGDNAESIEVLLSQTQLMERRLLDASQGRASLNHAKKGGCCASGGDCGSAEGGCGCGGHKPMSEVSSLLQKPESAQGELASVSYSGFRPLS is encoded by the coding sequence ATGATAATTGCTATGCCCATGAGCAGGGGCCGTCTGGCGGCGCATTTTACCAAGGCGCAGCGCATCGGCTTCTTCAACGAATATCACCAGCTGATTACCAGCTTCGATAACCCGGCCATAGGTGGCGGTGGTTGTTGCGCCAAGAGTGAGCTGCTCAGCCTGATCAAGGCGCAGAAGACAGACATAGTGATAGTGCAGCATATCGGCGAGCGCATGCTGGGTAAGTTGCTGGCGGCGGGGATCAGCGTCAGCCAGGGTGACAACGCTGAGAGTATCGAGGTGCTGCTCAGCCAGACTCAGCTGATGGAACGTCGTCTGCTGGACGCCTCACAGGGACGGGCTTCCCTCAATCACGCCAAGAAGGGCGGCTGCTGTGCCAGCGGGGGAGACTGTGGTTCGGCCGAGGGCGGATGTGGCTGCGGCGGTCATAAGCCTATGTCTGAGGTATCGAGTTTGCTACAAAAGCCTGAGTCAGCCCAGGGTGAACTGGCGTCTGTCTCCTATAGCGGCTTTCGACCCCTGAGTTAG
- a CDS encoding thioredoxin family protein, which translates to MPQLTADNIESSDALDDYLAAHEAVLLLFGGAHCGVCQSIKPRLLQMLAEEFPKMRLCYIDCEQQGDIAAAHRVFTLPVVELYFQGQAFARFVKVFAMVEVREAIARPYQLLD; encoded by the coding sequence ATGCCACAGTTAACCGCCGATAACATAGAGTCAAGTGACGCCTTGGACGACTACTTAGCCGCCCATGAGGCCGTGCTCCTGCTCTTTGGCGGCGCCCACTGCGGCGTCTGTCAGAGTATCAAGCCCAGGCTGCTGCAGATGCTAGCCGAAGAGTTTCCCAAGATGCGCCTCTGCTATATCGACTGTGAGCAGCAGGGCGATATTGCCGCCGCCCACAGGGTGTTCACCCTCCCCGTCGTCGAGCTCTACTTTCAGGGGCAGGCGTTTGCTCGCTTTGTGAAGGTGTTTGCCATGGTCGAGGTAAGAGAGGCGATCGCTCGCCCCTATCAATTGCTGGACTGA
- a CDS encoding NnrS family protein produces the protein MLNIDDPSVVDKTPAIWRLGFRPFFLGGALLATLYVPLWLISWYLPEMSLLRSQFWVKVVPLWWHPHELLFGFAVAIVSGFLLTSVQTWTNQPSLKGWPLALVFACWLLARVLLLSPFELPVWLPGLFDSLFLLLTAAKLWSCIYRVKQWRNIGFPIMLLVATGINLLSYYALSQRDFVLSHHIWQGMLWWLGLLITIVGGRVIPFFTAVRVKQAKPEPIKALDLSLIALMILLIAQGITKYLTPGAEQALLAVTALAHLLRWSRWLPHKTLGEPMLWSLQLAYLCLPLTLAALAWNIDDENAYRHLLHLFAIGTMAGLCLSMISRVSLGHTSRNIYQGPKMSLAFLGITLAALCRAVMPLWFPEYSELWLWIAGSCWSLAFGWFVWCYAPILTRPRVDGRPG, from the coding sequence ATGCTTAATATTGATGATCCTAGTGTGGTCGACAAGACACCGGCGATATGGCGCTTGGGGTTTAGACCCTTCTTCCTGGGCGGCGCCCTGCTGGCGACCCTGTATGTGCCCCTGTGGCTGATCTCCTGGTATCTGCCGGAGATGAGTCTGCTGAGATCTCAGTTCTGGGTCAAGGTGGTGCCGCTCTGGTGGCATCCCCATGAGTTGCTGTTTGGTTTTGCCGTGGCTATCGTCTCTGGCTTCCTGCTCACCTCGGTACAGACCTGGACCAATCAGCCTAGCCTCAAGGGCTGGCCCCTGGCCTTGGTATTTGCCTGCTGGTTACTGGCGCGGGTGCTGCTATTGTCGCCGTTTGAGCTGCCGGTGTGGCTGCCCGGGCTGTTTGACAGCCTCTTCTTGCTTCTGACGGCGGCCAAGCTCTGGTCTTGCATCTACCGGGTCAAGCAGTGGCGCAACATAGGCTTTCCCATCATGTTGCTGGTGGCCACGGGGATCAACCTGCTGAGTTACTACGCCCTGAGCCAGCGCGACTTCGTGCTGAGCCACCATATCTGGCAGGGGATGCTCTGGTGGCTGGGACTGCTGATCACCATAGTGGGCGGTCGGGTGATCCCCTTCTTTACCGCGGTGCGCGTCAAACAGGCCAAGCCCGAGCCGATTAAGGCGTTGGATCTCAGCCTGATAGCCTTGATGATCTTGTTGATTGCCCAGGGGATCACTAAATACCTCACGCCCGGGGCCGAGCAAGCTTTGCTGGCGGTGACGGCGCTGGCACACCTGCTGCGCTGGAGTCGCTGGCTGCCCCACAAGACGCTCGGCGAGCCCATGCTCTGGTCCTTGCAGCTGGCCTATCTCTGCTTGCCCCTGACCCTGGCGGCGCTCGCCTGGAATATTGACGATGAAAATGCCTATCGCCATCTGCTGCATCTGTTTGCCATCGGCACCATGGCGGGGCTCTGCCTGTCGATGATCTCCCGGGTCTCCTTGGGCCATACCAGCCGTAACATCTATCAGGGCCCCAAGATGTCTCTGGCCTTTCTTGGCATCACGCTGGCGGCGCTGTGCCGGGCCGTGATGCCGCTGTGGTTTCCCGAATATAGCGAGCTGTGGCTGTGGATCGCCGGCAGCTGCTGGAGCCTGGCCTTCGGTTGGTTTGTCTGGTGCTACGCGCCCATATTAACCCGGCCCAGAGTCGACGGACGTCCGGGCTAG
- a CDS encoding ammonia-forming cytochrome c nitrite reductase subunit c552 produces MKKLTAIALSLLGWCTLSQALAADVSPEKMKAKYPNQYASWQATSTQAARSDMLASYPAAIILWAGSAYAKEYHSPRGHQFAVADVTHTLRTGVPPGEGKKGLSASCWTCKSPDVPRLIDELGVEGFSAKNFTDLGTEMNSVVYCSDCHEQGKAELSLPRPHARDAMAKVHLPFDKQDEAMQGAQVCGQCHVTYYFQPERSNKVNIPWIFGSSADLIEKYYDTRRFYEWIHPVSKTPILKARHPEFEHWSRSEHAKVGVTCVTCHMPAATDGEGKAYTNHQVGKALPNYDVVCQGCHENKQALMKQLNSAKSQIAEKARRVEQLLVKAHYEAGAAWDAGASWAIMNDAIMAIRHAQWRWDFAMSSHGSYAHNPQEANALLDTAILQAEHARRALSEILSMLSVTQVNYPDISTKEAAQQAVGIELDKLTEAKQAFIKQEVDKHWPAVSRTGY; encoded by the coding sequence ATGAAGAAACTAACTGCCATCGCATTGAGCCTGCTGGGCTGGTGCACCCTGAGCCAGGCGCTCGCCGCAGATGTGAGCCCCGAGAAGATGAAGGCCAAATATCCTAACCAGTATGCCAGCTGGCAGGCGACTTCGACCCAGGCGGCGCGCAGCGACATGCTGGCCAGCTATCCCGCCGCCATTATCCTCTGGGCGGGCTCGGCCTACGCCAAGGAGTACCATAGCCCTCGGGGGCATCAGTTTGCGGTGGCCGACGTGACCCATACCCTGCGCACAGGTGTACCGCCTGGAGAAGGCAAGAAGGGGCTGTCGGCGAGCTGCTGGACCTGTAAGTCCCCCGACGTGCCAAGGCTTATCGATGAGCTGGGGGTCGAAGGCTTCTCGGCGAAGAACTTCACCGATCTCGGCACCGAGATGAACAGTGTGGTCTACTGCAGTGACTGTCATGAGCAGGGCAAGGCGGAGTTGAGCCTGCCGCGTCCTCACGCCCGCGACGCCATGGCCAAGGTCCATCTGCCCTTCGACAAGCAGGATGAGGCGATGCAGGGGGCGCAGGTGTGTGGCCAGTGCCATGTGACCTACTACTTTCAGCCGGAGCGCAGCAACAAGGTTAACATTCCCTGGATCTTCGGCAGCAGCGCGGATCTTATTGAAAAATATTACGACACTCGCCGCTTCTACGAGTGGATCCATCCCGTTTCTAAGACGCCCATCCTCAAGGCGCGTCATCCTGAGTTTGAGCATTGGAGCCGCAGCGAACACGCCAAGGTGGGCGTCACCTGTGTGACCTGCCACATGCCGGCGGCGACCGACGGCGAGGGCAAGGCCTATACCAACCATCAGGTGGGCAAGGCGCTGCCAAACTATGACGTTGTGTGTCAGGGCTGCCATGAGAATAAACAGGCCTTGATGAAACAGCTCAACTCGGCCAAGTCGCAGATAGCCGAGAAGGCGAGACGCGTGGAGCAACTACTGGTCAAGGCCCACTATGAGGCGGGAGCCGCCTGGGATGCGGGCGCGAGCTGGGCAATCATGAACGATGCGATCATGGCGATCCGTCATGCCCAGTGGCGCTGGGATTTTGCCATGTCATCCCACGGCAGCTATGCCCATAACCCCCAGGAGGCTAACGCTCTGCTGGACACGGCGATCCTTCAGGCCGAACATGCCCGCCGCGCGCTTAGCGAAATCCTCAGTATGTTGTCTGTTACCCAGGTGAACTACCCGGACATTTCCACCAAGGAGGCGGCGCAGCAGGCGGTGGGGATCGAGCTGGATAAGCTGACCGAGGCTAAGCAGGCCTTTATCAAGCAAGAGGTGGATAAACACTGGCCCGCGGTGAGCCGAACAGGTTACTAA
- a CDS encoding LysR family transcriptional regulator: MYHLKDLQLAIRIADLHSISAAARELGMTPASASAALQRLEHKLNCQLFARSTRNMQLTEEGQAFIDTGRQALSLLQGASDALADKRGELRGELRIALPSDLGRNRVRAWLDELTAEAPELTLRLYFGDQLDDLIAQNVHLALRYGELQDSSLMRRQLARMHRVTVASPVYLARHGRPSHPQQLSQHKILLLNRGNTPWHKWRFAYKQQPLEVELTGSKSCNDGAVIKEWALAGEGIAYKSWFDVAQEVTEGRLELLLVDYLADPIPLQLTYLQTEYPSHKVRTCIEFLKEKCQAFDSQYPLLRR, from the coding sequence ATGTATCATCTCAAAGATCTGCAACTGGCGATCCGCATCGCCGACCTGCACAGCATATCGGCCGCCGCCCGCGAGCTGGGCATGACACCTGCTTCCGCCAGCGCCGCCCTGCAGCGTCTGGAACATAAGCTCAACTGTCAGCTGTTCGCCCGCTCGACCCGCAACATGCAGCTCACCGAGGAGGGCCAGGCCTTCATCGACACCGGGCGTCAGGCCCTCAGCCTACTGCAAGGCGCCAGCGACGCCCTGGCCGACAAGCGAGGCGAACTCAGGGGCGAGCTACGTATCGCCCTTCCCTCAGATCTTGGCCGCAATCGGGTCAGAGCCTGGCTGGATGAGCTGACAGCCGAGGCCCCCGAGCTGACCCTGAGGCTCTATTTCGGCGATCAGCTGGACGATCTCATCGCCCAGAATGTCCACCTGGCGCTGAGATACGGTGAGCTGCAGGACTCCTCCCTGATGCGTCGGCAGCTGGCGCGCATGCACAGGGTGACGGTGGCCTCCCCAGTCTACTTAGCGCGACATGGCCGCCCGAGTCATCCCCAGCAGCTAAGCCAGCATAAGATCTTATTGCTCAACCGCGGTAACACCCCATGGCACAAGTGGCGTTTCGCCTACAAACAACAGCCCCTAGAGGTCGAGCTAACGGGCAGCAAGAGTTGCAACGATGGCGCCGTGATAAAAGAGTGGGCCCTGGCGGGAGAAGGGATCGCCTACAAGAGCTGGTTCGATGTGGCCCAGGAGGTCACAGAGGGCAGGCTTGAGCTGCTGCTGGTAGACTATCTGGCCGACCCCATCCCCCTACAGCTCACCTATCTACAGACGGAATACCCAAGCCACAAGGTCCGCACCTGTATCGAGTTTCTTAAAGAGAAATGCCAGGCATTCGACAGCCAATATCCGCTGCTCAGGCGCTAG